In Lentisphaerota bacterium, the genomic stretch TACGCACCGAGCGCGTACGCGTGGCCATGGCCGCCAATGCGGCCATGGTGCTGATGTACTGGGAGATCGGCAAAATCATTCTGGCCCGCCAGGCGAGTGAGGGCTGGGGGGCGAAGGTGATTGACCGGATCTCCGCCGACCTGCGGGAAGAATTCCCGGACATGCAGGGACTGTCCCCGCGCAATCTCAAGTACATGCGGAAATTCGCCGACGCCTGGCCTGACCGGGCAATTGTGCAAGGGTCCCTTGCACAATTGCCCTGGTGGCAGAACATCGCTCTTTTGGAGAAGCTTGGCGATGCGCCAACCCGACAGTGGTATGCCCGTCAAACCATCGCCAACGGCTGGTCCCAGCCAGTCCTTTGCCTTCAGATCGAGAACCAAGCTCATCTCCGCCAGGGCAAGGCCGTCAACAACTTCGCCCTCACCCTGCCGCCCGCCGATTCCGACATGGCCGCGCAGGTATTCAAAGACCCCTATCTCTTCGACTTCATCGGCACCGCCGATCCCCGCCGCGAGCGCGAGGTCGAGCAGGCGCTGGTGGACCATGTGCAGAAGTTCCTGCTCGAGATCGGTGCCGGGTTCGCCTTCGTTGGGCGGCAGGTGCATCTGGAGTTCTCCAGTAAGGACTACTATCTCGACCTGCTCTTCTACCATCTCAAACTCCGCTGCTATGTGGTGGTGGAATTGAAGGCCGTGCCG encodes the following:
- a CDS encoding DUF1016 domain-containing protein — translated: MPPDYAATLAEIKSRIRTERVRVAMAANAAMVLMYWEIGKIILARQASEGWGAKVIDRISADLREEFPDMQGLSPRNLKYMRKFADAWPDRAIVQGSLAQLPWWQNIALLEKLGDAPTRQWYARQTIANGWSQPVLCLQIENQAHLRQGKAVNNFALTLPPADSDMAAQVFKDPYLFDFIGTADPRREREVEQALVDHVQKFLLEIGAGFAFVGRQVHLEFSSKDYYLDLLFYHLKLRCYVVVELKAVPFEPEFVGKLNMYMGAVDDLLRHADDKPTIGLLLCKGKDRIIAEYALSGFTRPIGVADWKKQLTEALPADLKGSLPTVEEIEAELSEVAKQA